One stretch of Azoarcus sp. KH32C DNA includes these proteins:
- a CDS encoding SDR family NAD(P)-dependent oxidoreductase — translation MSQSLLLDGKVAIITGGAGLNGLGFATAKMLAAQGARVAILDLEQANPAGAAAELGPQHIGLVANVTDKASCEAAAAEVVKQLGSIDVLVNNAGITQPRKMLDITGADYDAVLDVSLRGTLYMSQAVVPTMQQQKSGSIVCISSVSAQRGGGILGGPHYSAAKAGVLGLARAMAREYGADNIRVNCITPGLIATDINKGKIPEDRRAAILESIPLGHIGEPNDVAGCVVFLASPLSKYCTGITLDVNGGMLIH, via the coding sequence ATGTCGCAGTCCCTTCTCCTCGACGGAAAGGTCGCCATCATCACCGGCGGCGCCGGCCTCAACGGCCTCGGCTTCGCCACCGCCAAGATGCTCGCCGCGCAGGGCGCCCGCGTCGCGATCCTCGACCTCGAGCAAGCCAACCCCGCCGGTGCGGCGGCCGAACTGGGCCCGCAACACATCGGCCTCGTCGCCAACGTGACCGACAAGGCCTCGTGCGAAGCTGCCGCCGCCGAAGTGGTCAAGCAACTCGGCAGCATCGACGTGCTGGTGAATAACGCCGGCATCACCCAGCCGCGCAAGATGCTCGACATCACCGGCGCCGACTACGACGCCGTGCTCGACGTGAGCCTGCGCGGCACGCTCTACATGTCGCAGGCCGTGGTGCCGACGATGCAGCAGCAGAAGAGCGGCTCGATCGTGTGCATCTCGTCGGTCTCCGCGCAGCGCGGCGGCGGCATCCTCGGCGGCCCGCACTACTCCGCCGCGAAGGCCGGCGTGCTGGGTCTCGCCCGTGCGATGGCGCGCGAATACGGCGCGGACAACATCCGCGTCAACTGCATCACCCCGGGCCTGATCGCGACCGACATCAACAAGGGCAAGATCCCCGAAGATCGCCGCGCCGCGATCCTGGAATCGATCCCGCTCGGCCACATCGGCGAGCCCAACGACGTCGCCGGCTGCGTGGTCTTCCTTGCGAGCCCGCTGTCGAAGTACTGCACCGGCATCACGCTCGACGTCAATGGCGGCATGTTGATCCACTGA
- a CDS encoding NAD(P)-dependent oxidoreductase — protein MANIASGSTVGFVGLGAMGLPMAKNLVARGFSVRGYDLRQSAREALVAEGGRGAASVAEAAREADALVLMVVNATQAEAALFEQGGLEALPQGAAVVLMSTCPPAAVEKLAERVTGAGRRFVDAPVSGGMVGAIAGSLTIMAAAPAATLAAVRPVLDALGSKVVHVGEHPGQGAMVKTVNQLLCGVHIAVAAEALSLAGKVGIDREVMLDVLGGSAASSWMLRDRGPRMIQAQPEVTSAVDIFVKDLGIVLEAGRDTKAALPLAAVAHQMFLATSGRGDGAADDSQVIRAYQALNRQSTTENR, from the coding sequence ATGGCGAACATTGCATCCGGCAGCACGGTCGGCTTCGTGGGCCTCGGCGCGATGGGCCTGCCGATGGCCAAGAACCTCGTGGCCCGCGGCTTTTCCGTGCGCGGCTACGACCTGCGGCAAAGCGCCCGCGAGGCGCTTGTCGCCGAAGGCGGCCGCGGCGCCGCGAGCGTCGCGGAAGCGGCACGCGAGGCCGACGCGCTGGTCCTGATGGTGGTGAACGCCACCCAGGCCGAAGCGGCGCTCTTCGAGCAGGGCGGCCTCGAAGCCCTGCCCCAAGGTGCTGCCGTGGTGCTGATGTCCACCTGCCCGCCCGCCGCCGTGGAGAAACTCGCGGAGCGCGTCACCGGGGCTGGCCGGCGCTTCGTCGATGCCCCGGTGTCCGGCGGCATGGTCGGCGCCATCGCCGGGTCGCTGACGATCATGGCGGCCGCCCCGGCGGCCACGCTCGCAGCCGTGCGGCCGGTGCTCGATGCACTCGGCAGCAAGGTCGTCCATGTCGGCGAGCATCCCGGCCAGGGCGCGATGGTCAAGACGGTGAACCAGCTCCTCTGCGGCGTGCATATCGCAGTTGCCGCCGAGGCGCTGTCACTCGCCGGCAAGGTCGGCATCGACCGCGAAGTGATGCTGGACGTACTCGGCGGCTCTGCGGCCTCAAGTTGGATGCTGCGCGACCGCGGGCCCCGGATGATCCAGGCCCAACCCGAAGTGACGAGCGCAGTCGATATTTTCGTCAAGGACCTGGGCATCGTCCTTGAAGCGGGCCGGGACACCAAGGCGGCGCTGCCGCTCGCGGCCGTCGCCCACCAGATGTTCCTCGCCACGTCCGGCCGTGGCGACGGCGCGGCCGACGACAGCCAGGTGATCCGCGCCTATCAGGCCCTCAACCGCCAAAGCACTACAGAGAATCGATAA
- a CDS encoding TRAP transporter substrate-binding protein, which translates to MTNANDRKGINRRTFLKAGATMAASLPLFSISTRPAFAAEFNYKLATGQDPTHPVNIRAQEALNRIREATNGRVDIKLFPANQLGSDTDLLSQVRSGGVEFFNLSASILATFAPIAGIVNTGFAFKDYDTVWKAMDGELGAHIREQIAKSGIITVSRAWDNGFRHISSSTREIRKPDDLKGFKIRVPPAPMLTSLFKALDAGAAPINFNELYSALQTKVVEGQENPLAIIATAKLYEVQKSISLTGHVWDGYWILGNRRAWEKLPADLRAIVEKEFDRSTTDQRADIAKLSASLREDLKAKGINFFDVDREPFRAALAKTSFYGDWKAKYGEQAWSLLEKYSGKLG; encoded by the coding sequence ATGACAAACGCTAACGACCGCAAGGGCATCAACCGCCGTACCTTCCTGAAGGCCGGCGCAACGATGGCCGCCTCGCTGCCGCTGTTCAGCATCTCCACGCGCCCGGCTTTCGCTGCCGAGTTCAACTACAAGCTCGCGACCGGCCAGGACCCCACCCATCCGGTCAACATCCGCGCGCAGGAAGCGCTGAACCGCATCCGCGAAGCGACCAACGGCCGCGTCGATATCAAGCTCTTCCCGGCCAACCAGCTGGGCTCGGACACCGACCTGCTGTCTCAGGTGCGTAGCGGCGGCGTCGAATTCTTCAACCTGTCGGCATCGATCCTCGCGACCTTTGCGCCCATCGCCGGCATCGTCAACACCGGCTTCGCCTTCAAGGACTACGACACGGTATGGAAGGCGATGGACGGCGAACTCGGCGCCCACATCCGCGAGCAGATCGCGAAGAGCGGGATCATCACCGTGTCCCGCGCGTGGGATAACGGCTTCCGCCACATCTCCTCCTCGACGCGCGAAATCCGCAAGCCCGACGACCTGAAGGGCTTCAAGATCCGCGTCCCGCCGGCGCCGATGCTGACTTCGCTGTTCAAGGCGCTGGATGCGGGTGCTGCGCCGATCAACTTCAACGAGCTGTATTCCGCGCTGCAGACCAAGGTCGTCGAAGGCCAGGAGAACCCACTGGCGATCATCGCCACGGCCAAGCTCTACGAGGTGCAGAAATCCATCAGCCTGACCGGCCACGTCTGGGACGGTTACTGGATCCTCGGCAACCGCCGCGCCTGGGAAAAACTGCCGGCGGACCTGCGTGCGATCGTCGAGAAGGAATTCGACCGCTCCACGACCGACCAGCGTGCCGACATCGCCAAGCTGTCCGCGTCGCTGCGCGAAGACCTGAAGGCAAAGGGCATCAACTTCTTCGACGTCGATCGCGAACCCTTCCGCGCCGCGCTCGCCAAGACGAGCTTCTACGGCGACTGGAAGGCGAAGTACGGTGAACA